The sequence below is a genomic window from Thermodesulfobacteriota bacterium.
AAGAACTGCAAGGCCTGCCATCACGCCGACGAGGCGGGCAAGGAGCAGAACTGCGCCAAGTGCCACGGGGACAAGACGGACGGCAAGAAGCTTTCCGCGAAAGAGGCCTTCCACAAGCAGTGCAAGGACTGCCACACGAAGGCGAAGAAGGGTCCCGCCAAGTGCGACGA
It includes:
- a CDS encoding cytochrome c3 family protein: MRKVAVFVLLVFGVVFAFGTAFAAPADKMTLNKGGKMKGAVAYDHKAHAAIEKNCKACHHADEAGKEQNCAKCHGDKTDGKKLSAKEAFHKQCKDCHTKAKKGPAKCD